Part of the Pelmatolapia mariae isolate MD_Pm_ZW linkage group LG3_W, Pm_UMD_F_2, whole genome shotgun sequence genome is shown below.
AGCTGTTTATCTGTCTCTACTAAGAAGGAAACGATAGAAGGACAAAAATAATCCCACAATAATCACCAGCCTGCACAGCTTTAAACTGTATGCAGACATTAAGACAACTGTTTCTGCTTCTGCTGTGATTGCACGTTTTAGGAAATGTTATCTCGTTTTTAACACATTAGGCAGCAAGTTGGTTGTAGAAAGTATACAACATTTTGACATGTTACACAGGAAGTATATGAGCGTGTGCAGAGACTTCAGCAGGCCACACCCTGTATTTGGTGGAAGGCCATCAGCTATCACTACGTGAGGAGGACCAGACAGGTGACAAGATACCGCAATGGAGATGCATACACGACCACACAGGTGAGGACACTTTTCCGGTTCCACACACTCATGTTTCACCCTTTCTGTTATCCTGACTGCTTTTGTTATAGTGAATGTTGTTGAGCTGTGgcaaacagctgtgtgcagaagGCAAAACATTCCATACAGCTGAGTTTTATTCACGCTGGAACatagtttgaaaataaaaatgtccctCTAGTATCACAGATCCTGCcttccttcctcctctccttttttcttcatCATTATTCGACCTCTTTGTCCGTGCcctgcttttttcttcttcaggtcTACCATGAGCGGGTGAACACTCATGCCTCAAGTTCTGAGTTTGACTACGCCCGCTATGGTGTCAAAGACGTGTCAAAGGAGCTGTTGGACCTGCAGCAACACCCTGCTGTTCGCCTGCGTTTCACAAAGTGTTTCAGGTATCAGCGAGACATCAAATTTAAACCTGTATGACTTTGATCGTTAAAAGGTTTACCTTCTTTTTAAGGTGAAATAGATAGTGACtcatttttgtgttctttagcTTTTCAAGTGCACGTGCTGAAGCTGCCTACCTCACCCAGGTAAGATGTGAGGGACCAATGAATGCgattcattttgttctttattttttttattttttttaagcttaaaCAAATgtccattttcattttaaatcaaaaatatgAAGCATTTGAATCAGTAAATTTCTCAAATATTGGTAATAATTTAGCATTAAATCTTATACAGTGTTttactttttgatttttttctctgtaattGCAAGCGAGCACGCTTCTTTGGGGAGAACGAGGGGCTTGATGACTACATGGAGGCCAGGGAGGGAATGCACCTTAAAAACGTGGATTTCCGCGAACACATCCTAGCATTCTCCGATCCGGCTCACCAGCCGTGGTTCTCCAGGCACAAGGTGTTCTGGCTGGCTTCAGCTTTCCTCCTGTCGTGGCCGCTGCGAGTTGTGTCGGAATACCGCACAGCGTATGTCCACTACCATGTGGAGAAGCTGTTCGGGGAGGACGAGGATACCGTTGGGGGAGTCGGCGGAGGAGGGccaggtggaggtggaagaGGGGACGGGGTTGAAGGAGGGACTGAGAATGGAATCCACCCAGGAGGAATTTCGATTGGCATTGGTCTGAATGGGACAAGCTACAGAGCCATCTCTCGTGTCAACACGGTGGACATGACAGAATTGGAGTGGCACATTCGCTGTAACCAACAGATGGTCCCGAGCTACTCTGAAGCCCTCCTTATGGACTTAGACGCGAGTGGGGGGACAAACCCTACAGCCTCCACACCTATCTCTGGGCCTCCAGGCATCACTCCCAGCCAGGGGACCAACCCCCCTCCTCTGGCTTTGCCTGTGGTGTTCAACTCGGCTTACCTCCTTCAGAGCTGCCCCCGATGCCGGCGGACCACATCGAGTGCCAGTCTTCCGTCCAGGCTAAGGGCTTCAATGGGAACCACCGCCCTCCTGAACGCTACAGTGGCAGGGATCAGGGCAGCAGGGCAAGGAGGTGGGGGTATGGGAGGGAGACTGGTGCTCAGTCGGAGCGGGTTCTCTCTCGGGAGACTTG
Proteins encoded:
- the LOC134624933 gene encoding transmembrane protein 151A isoform X2, whose product is MQTEEETAAAEEPILEEGSGREQRPVQQSLASSLCRESHWKCLLLTLLMYGCFATLAWCALCRVPVLGSSSVSADGTSAAYYIQQWESPCSSGYVYIPLAFLAMLYVVYLVECWHCFSKTAMLAHAEFQEVYERVQRLQQATPCIWWKAISYHYVRRTRQVTRYRNGDAYTTTQVYHERVNTHASSSEFDYARYGVKDVSKELLDLQQHPAVRLRFTKCFSFSSARAEAAYLTQRARFFGENEGLDDYMEAREGMHLKNVDFREHILAFSDPAHQPWFSRHKVFWLASAFLLSWPLRVVSEYRTAYVHYHVEKLFGEDEDTVGGVGGGGPGGGGRGDGVEGGTENGIHPGGISIGIGLNGTSYRAISRVNTVDMTELEWHIRCNQQMVPSYSEALLMDLDASGGTNPTASTPISGPPGITPSQGTNPPPLALPVVFNSAYLLQSCPRCRRTTSSASLPSRLRASMGTTALLNATVAGIRAAGQGGGGMGGRLVLSRSGFSLGRLGGGRQNSLFHSRSMGGGLGGSREDGGGGGGVSGGGGGGGGGFLGLGSRQNNEETRGVLEGEGDDDEEEEQEQRRREDRGRGRRERDEEAEQDNAGGGEAREGERDRPPSYQDAFFFPVLIIHGEESCHAGDDM
- the LOC134624933 gene encoding transmembrane protein 151A isoform X1, which encodes MQTEEETAAAEEPILEEGSGREQQRPVQQSLASSLCRESHWKCLLLTLLMYGCFATLAWCALCRVPVLGSSSVSADGTSAAYYIQQWESPCSSGYVYIPLAFLAMLYVVYLVECWHCFSKTAMLAHAEFQEVYERVQRLQQATPCIWWKAISYHYVRRTRQVTRYRNGDAYTTTQVYHERVNTHASSSEFDYARYGVKDVSKELLDLQQHPAVRLRFTKCFSFSSARAEAAYLTQRARFFGENEGLDDYMEAREGMHLKNVDFREHILAFSDPAHQPWFSRHKVFWLASAFLLSWPLRVVSEYRTAYVHYHVEKLFGEDEDTVGGVGGGGPGGGGRGDGVEGGTENGIHPGGISIGIGLNGTSYRAISRVNTVDMTELEWHIRCNQQMVPSYSEALLMDLDASGGTNPTASTPISGPPGITPSQGTNPPPLALPVVFNSAYLLQSCPRCRRTTSSASLPSRLRASMGTTALLNATVAGIRAAGQGGGGMGGRLVLSRSGFSLGRLGGGRQNSLFHSRSMGGGLGGSREDGGGGGGVSGGGGGGGGGFLGLGSRQNNEETRGVLEGEGDDDEEEEQEQRRREDRGRGRRERDEEAEQDNAGGGEAREGERDRPPSYQDAFFFPVLIIHGEESCHAGDDM